A genome region from Geobacter pickeringii includes the following:
- the purT gene encoding formate-dependent phosphoribosylglycinamide formyltransferase: MIGTPLKKSAIRLMLLGSGELGKEVVIEAQRLGVEVIAVDRYADAPAMQVAHRAHVINMLDRSELGRIVAQERPHLIVPEIEAIDTPYLRELEQEGYTVIPTARATNLTMNREGIRRLAAEELGLPTAAYRFAASREAFRAAVTEIGLPCVVKPIMSSSGKGQSVVKGAEEIDGAWTYAMEGARGASDTVIVEEFISFDYEITLLTVRHAGGTTFCPPIGHIQIKGDYHESWQPMAMTPAALAESQRQARAVTDALGGFGIFGVELFIKGDRVWFSEVSPRPHDTGMVTMISQNLSEFELHVRAILGLPIPDVVNVAPAASHVILATAPAGEVTFDGLGEALSVPETKLRLFGKPDTRPGRRMGVALSLGADTDQARARAEQSAHAIRIVIP; the protein is encoded by the coding sequence ATGATCGGAACCCCCCTCAAGAAAAGCGCCATCCGCCTCATGCTCCTCGGCTCCGGCGAGCTCGGCAAGGAAGTGGTCATCGAGGCCCAGCGGCTCGGTGTGGAGGTCATCGCCGTGGACCGCTACGCCGACGCCCCGGCCATGCAGGTGGCCCACCGCGCCCATGTGATCAACATGCTGGACCGGAGCGAGCTCGGCCGGATCGTGGCCCAGGAGCGCCCCCATCTCATCGTCCCGGAGATCGAGGCGATCGACACCCCCTACCTCCGGGAGCTGGAGCAGGAAGGGTACACCGTGATCCCCACGGCCCGCGCCACCAACCTGACCATGAACCGCGAGGGGATCCGCCGCCTGGCCGCAGAGGAGCTGGGGCTGCCGACGGCGGCCTACCGCTTTGCCGCAAGCCGTGAGGCGTTCCGCGCGGCGGTGACGGAGATCGGCCTCCCCTGCGTGGTGAAGCCGATCATGAGTTCCTCCGGCAAGGGACAGAGCGTCGTGAAGGGAGCCGAGGAGATCGACGGCGCCTGGACCTACGCCATGGAAGGGGCGCGGGGGGCCTCCGACACGGTGATCGTCGAGGAGTTCATCTCCTTCGACTACGAGATCACGCTCCTGACGGTGCGCCACGCCGGCGGCACCACCTTCTGCCCCCCCATCGGCCACATCCAGATCAAGGGGGACTACCACGAGTCGTGGCAGCCGATGGCCATGACGCCGGCCGCCCTGGCGGAGTCCCAGCGGCAGGCCAGGGCGGTGACCGACGCCCTCGGCGGTTTCGGCATCTTCGGGGTGGAGCTCTTCATCAAGGGGGACCGGGTCTGGTTCAGCGAGGTCTCCCCCCGCCCCCACGACACCGGGATGGTGACGATGATCTCCCAGAACCTCTCCGAGTTCGAGCTCCACGTCCGGGCGATCCTCGGCCTCCCCATCCCCGACGTCGTGAACGTCGCCCCGGCCGCCTCCCACGTGATCCTGGCCACCGCCCCGGCCGGCGAGGTCACCTTCGACGGCCTGGGCGAGGCGCTCTCCGTACCGGAGACGAAGCTCCGCCTCTTCGGCAAGCCTGACACCCGGCCGGGACGGCGGATGGGAGTGGCGCTCTCCCTGGGGGCCGACACCGATCAGGCCCGGGCCCGGGCCGAGCAGTCGGCCCACGCGATACGGATCGTCATCCCCTGA
- a CDS encoding Rieske (2Fe-2S) protein has translation MVFAAKVSEIPDWGKKVVTVNGQEILLVRIKSEVYACETECPHQGAPLAGALIKDAEHLSCQRHGYRFNLKTGACREFPEYTLKTYPVQVAGDDVMVEVG, from the coding sequence ATGGTATTCGCCGCCAAGGTTTCCGAGATCCCCGACTGGGGGAAGAAAGTCGTCACCGTCAACGGCCAGGAGATTCTCCTCGTCAGGATCAAGAGTGAGGTCTACGCCTGCGAAACCGAGTGCCCCCACCAGGGAGCCCCCCTCGCCGGCGCCCTGATCAAGGATGCGGAGCACCTCTCCTGCCAGCGCCACGGCTATCGCTTCAACCTGAAGACCGGCGCCTGCCGGGAATTTCCCGAGTACACCCTGAAGACCTACCCGGTGCAGGTGGCGGGCGACGACGTGATGGTCGAGGTCGGATAA
- the rplU gene encoding 50S ribosomal protein L21, whose protein sequence is MYAVVRTGGKQYKVSEGDFLKVEKLDGAVGDTIELSEVLMVGGDTVKIGTPLVPSASVVGKIVEQGKDKKILVFKSKRRKNSRKLRGHRQPRTILKIEKING, encoded by the coding sequence ATGTACGCAGTAGTGAGAACCGGAGGGAAGCAGTATAAAGTTTCCGAAGGCGACTTTCTGAAAGTCGAAAAGCTCGACGGCGCCGTTGGCGACACGATCGAACTCAGCGAAGTCCTGATGGTTGGCGGCGACACGGTCAAGATCGGAACACCGTTAGTGCCCAGCGCCTCTGTGGTCGGCAAGATCGTCGAGCAGGGCAAAGACAAGAAGATCCTCGTCTTCAAGTCGAAGCGGCGCAAAAACAGCAGGAAACTGCGCGGGCACCGTCAACCGAGAACGATCCTCAAGATCGAGAAGATCAACGGTTAA
- the rpmA gene encoding 50S ribosomal protein L27: MAHKKGVGSTRNGRDSESKRLGCKKFGGETVKAGNIIYRQRGTQIHPGTNVGCGKDYTLFALIDGVVKFERLGRDKKKVSVYPAN; the protein is encoded by the coding sequence ATGGCACACAAAAAAGGCGTCGGTTCCACACGGAACGGACGCGATTCGGAATCCAAACGACTCGGCTGCAAAAAGTTCGGCGGGGAGACCGTCAAGGCGGGGAACATCATCTACCGCCAGCGCGGCACCCAGATCCACCCCGGCACCAACGTCGGCTGCGGCAAGGACTACACCCTCTTTGCCCTGATCGACGGTGTCGTGAAGTTCGAACGGCTGGGGCGGGACAAGAAGAAGGTTTCCGTCTACCCGGCGAACTGA
- the obgE gene encoding GTPase ObgE → MQFIDEVKIHAESGHGGAGCVSFRREKFIPYGGPNGGDGGKGGDVVITVDPNLSTLLDLRYRPHLKAGKGKNGMGSDRHGANGDNLEIRIPAGTIIKDAESGEVLADMTEQDQTLVLLKGGRGGQGNARFATSTNRAPKFAQPGEAGEERWLRLELKLMADVGLLGFPNVGKSSFITKVSAARPKIADYPFTTLKPNLGVVPYKNYRSFVVADIPGIIEGAAEGAGLGHRFLKHVERTNVLLHILDLSWIPDRDPIREFETLNRELALFSPELAEKRQIVVVNKLDLPAVRENLPEILPWFEERGLAVFPISAATGEGIAPLLDEIARNLWGSAEEEW, encoded by the coding sequence ATGCAGTTCATCGATGAAGTAAAGATCCACGCGGAATCGGGCCACGGCGGCGCCGGCTGTGTCTCCTTCCGCCGGGAGAAGTTCATCCCCTACGGCGGCCCCAACGGCGGCGACGGCGGCAAGGGGGGTGATGTCGTCATCACGGTGGACCCCAACCTCTCCACCCTCCTCGACCTCCGCTACCGCCCCCACCTCAAGGCGGGGAAGGGGAAAAACGGCATGGGGAGCGACCGCCACGGCGCCAACGGCGACAACCTGGAGATCCGGATCCCCGCCGGAACCATCATCAAGGATGCCGAGAGCGGGGAGGTCCTCGCCGACATGACCGAGCAGGACCAGACCCTGGTGCTCCTCAAGGGGGGACGCGGCGGCCAGGGGAATGCCCGGTTCGCCACCTCCACCAACCGGGCTCCCAAGTTCGCTCAGCCGGGGGAAGCGGGGGAGGAGCGCTGGCTCCGGCTCGAACTCAAGCTCATGGCCGACGTGGGGCTCCTCGGCTTCCCCAACGTCGGGAAGTCGTCGTTCATCACCAAGGTCTCCGCCGCCCGGCCTAAGATCGCCGACTACCCCTTCACCACCCTCAAGCCGAACCTGGGGGTGGTACCGTACAAGAACTACCGCTCCTTCGTGGTGGCCGACATCCCCGGCATCATCGAAGGGGCGGCCGAGGGGGCGGGACTCGGCCACCGCTTCCTGAAGCACGTGGAGCGGACCAACGTCCTGCTCCACATCCTCGACCTCTCCTGGATTCCCGACCGGGACCCGATCCGGGAGTTCGAGACCCTGAACCGCGAGCTGGCCCTCTTCAGCCCGGAGCTGGCCGAGAAGCGGCAGATCGTCGTGGTCAACAAGCTTGACCTCCCGGCGGTGCGCGAAAACCTGCCGGAGATCCTCCCCTGGTTCGAAGAGCGGGGGCTCGCGGTCTTCCCCATCTCCGCCGCCACCGGCGAGGGGATTGCGCCGCTGCTCGACGAGATCGCCCGCAACCTGTGGGGAAGCGCCGAGGAAGAGTGGTAG
- the proB gene encoding glutamate 5-kinase, with amino-acid sequence MRTENLKKAKRIVIKIGSRVLTCEDNGLDLDLIDGLAAEVATLREDGHEVIIVSSGAVAAGRRELGIEGRPRSIPQKQAAAAIGQSHLMRTYEEAFGRFGHKVAQILLTRDDLANRLRFLNARATLDTLLSFGVIPVINENDTVVVDEIKFGDNDNLSALVTNLAEAHLLVILTDIDGFYDSDPRANPDARLIHLVKSVTRETERAAGGSASTVGTGGMVTKLAAAKKAAQSGVPTLMVNGKVPGILTEAFAGREVGTLFLPARESLNRRKHWIAHTLKPSGRIIVDDGARAVLARQGKSLLPSGVVRVEGEFDRGACVRVCGPDEIEVARGLVDYSHAEIERILGHRSGEIETILGYKYGDEIIHRDNLVIL; translated from the coding sequence ATGCGAACCGAGAACCTGAAGAAGGCCAAACGTATCGTCATCAAGATCGGCAGCCGGGTCCTCACCTGCGAGGACAACGGCCTCGACCTCGACCTCATCGACGGCCTGGCCGCCGAAGTCGCCACCCTGCGTGAAGACGGCCACGAGGTGATCATCGTCTCCTCCGGCGCCGTAGCCGCCGGCCGGCGCGAGCTGGGGATCGAAGGGCGCCCCCGGAGCATCCCCCAGAAACAGGCGGCAGCGGCCATTGGCCAGTCGCACCTCATGCGCACTTACGAGGAGGCCTTCGGCCGGTTCGGCCACAAGGTGGCCCAGATCCTCCTCACCCGGGACGACCTAGCCAACCGCCTCCGCTTCCTCAACGCCCGCGCCACCCTCGACACGCTGCTCTCCTTCGGGGTCATCCCGGTCATCAACGAGAACGACACGGTGGTGGTGGACGAGATCAAGTTCGGCGACAACGACAACCTCTCGGCCCTGGTGACCAACCTGGCCGAGGCGCACCTGCTCGTCATCCTGACCGATATCGACGGGTTCTACGACTCGGACCCCCGCGCGAACCCCGACGCACGCCTCATCCACCTGGTGAAAAGCGTCACGCGGGAGACCGAGCGGGCTGCCGGCGGCAGCGCCTCCACCGTAGGGACCGGCGGGATGGTGACCAAGCTCGCCGCGGCGAAGAAGGCGGCCCAGTCCGGCGTCCCGACCCTCATGGTGAACGGCAAGGTGCCGGGAATCCTGACCGAGGCCTTCGCGGGGCGCGAGGTCGGCACCCTCTTTCTGCCGGCGCGGGAGAGCCTCAACCGGCGCAAGCACTGGATCGCCCACACCCTGAAGCCGTCGGGACGGATCATCGTGGACGACGGTGCCCGGGCAGTCCTCGCCCGCCAGGGGAAGAGCCTCCTCCCTTCCGGCGTGGTCCGGGTGGAGGGGGAATTCGACCGGGGGGCCTGCGTCCGGGTCTGCGGTCCCGACGAAATCGAGGTCGCCCGGGGGCTCGTCGACTACTCCCACGCCGAGATCGAACGGATCCTCGGCCACCGCAGCGGCGAAATCGAGACGATCCTCGGCTACAAGTACGGGGATGAGATCATCCACCGGGACAACCTCGTCATTCTTTAA
- a CDS encoding glutamate-5-semialdehyde dehydrogenase gives MTIAEKIRTIAADARQAAIAMAKLSTGAKNDLLVAMAMALINNTPHLIEENRKDLEAGEQKGLSAAMLDRLMLNEARIRAMADGLREVAALPDPVGEVTKMWKRPNDLMVGKMRIPLGVIGIIYEARPNVTADAAALCLKAGNGVILRGGSEALHSNIAIARILTGEMKKAGIPEAALSVIPFPEREGVLEMLKQEESIDLIIPRGGESLIRFVVEHSKIPVIKHYKGVCHIFVDAAADFDMAERIVVNAKVQRPGVCNSLETLLVHKDIAETFVPRIAATLAGLQVELRGDDCFRQFAPAAKAATEEDWAAEYLELILAARVVDGLDEAVAHINRYGSLHTEAIITDDYRNAQRFIREVNSSTVLVNASTRFADGNQLGLGAEIGISTTKLHSFGPMGLEDLTTTKFIVYGNGQVRQ, from the coding sequence ATGACCATCGCAGAGAAGATACGCACCATCGCCGCCGACGCCCGCCAGGCTGCCATCGCCATGGCAAAGCTCTCCACCGGGGCCAAGAACGACCTCCTCGTGGCCATGGCCATGGCCCTCATCAACAACACCCCCCACCTGATCGAGGAGAACCGGAAGGACCTGGAGGCGGGGGAGCAGAAGGGGCTCTCGGCGGCCATGCTCGACCGCCTCATGCTGAACGAGGCACGGATCCGGGCGATGGCGGACGGCCTGCGGGAGGTGGCGGCACTCCCGGACCCGGTCGGGGAAGTTACCAAAATGTGGAAGCGCCCCAACGACCTGATGGTGGGAAAGATGCGGATCCCCCTCGGCGTCATCGGGATCATCTACGAGGCGCGCCCCAACGTCACCGCCGACGCCGCGGCCCTCTGCCTCAAGGCGGGGAACGGCGTGATCCTCCGCGGCGGCTCCGAGGCGCTCCACTCAAACATAGCCATCGCCCGCATCCTGACCGGTGAGATGAAGAAGGCGGGGATTCCCGAGGCGGCCCTCTCGGTAATCCCCTTTCCCGAGCGGGAGGGGGTCCTGGAGATGCTCAAGCAGGAGGAGTCCATCGACCTCATCATTCCCCGAGGTGGCGAGAGCCTGATCCGCTTCGTGGTGGAGCACTCCAAGATCCCGGTCATCAAGCACTACAAGGGGGTCTGCCATATCTTCGTCGACGCCGCCGCCGACTTCGACATGGCGGAGCGGATCGTCGTCAACGCCAAAGTCCAGCGCCCCGGCGTCTGCAACTCCCTGGAAACCCTCCTGGTCCACAAGGACATCGCCGAAACCTTCGTCCCCCGCATCGCCGCCACCCTTGCCGGCCTCCAGGTGGAGCTGCGGGGTGACGACTGCTTCCGGCAGTTCGCCCCGGCTGCCAAGGCCGCCACCGAAGAGGACTGGGCCGCCGAGTACCTGGAGCTGATCCTCGCCGCCCGCGTGGTCGACGGCCTGGACGAGGCGGTGGCCCATATCAACCGCTACGGCTCTCTCCACACCGAGGCGATCATCACGGACGACTACCGCAACGCCCAGCGCTTCATCCGGGAGGTGAATTCGAGCACGGTGCTCGTCAACGCCTCCACCCGCTTCGCGGACGGCAACCAGCTCGGCCTCGGCGCCGAGATCGGCATTTCCACCACCAAGCTCCACTCCTTCGGCCCCATGGGACTGGAGGACCTGACGACGACGAAGTTTATCGTCTACGGCAACGGCCAGGTGAGGCAGTAG
- the nadD gene encoding nicotinate-nucleotide adenylyltransferase produces the protein MKTGILGGTFNPIHLAHLRIAEEVRDRFALDRVIFIPAAAPPHKPMAGELPFETRCKMVRRATVDNPAFAVSDIEGRRAGKSYSIDTLRELRREHPGDEFFFIIGSDSFLDIGSWREYTAIFDACNIVVVERPGAEVPDLTTALPVAIASQFCYHDAEKRLAHRSGYSVYHLAGVPLDISSSAIRTLARLGRSIRYLVPERVEHYIKEQRIYTDAG, from the coding sequence ATGAAAACCGGCATCCTCGGCGGCACCTTCAATCCGATCCACCTTGCCCACCTCCGCATCGCGGAGGAGGTCCGGGACCGCTTCGCCCTTGACCGGGTGATCTTCATCCCGGCCGCCGCGCCTCCCCACAAGCCGATGGCGGGGGAGCTGCCGTTCGAGACCCGGTGCAAAATGGTGCGCCGCGCCACCGTCGACAACCCCGCCTTCGCCGTATCGGACATCGAAGGACGGCGCGCCGGGAAATCGTACTCCATCGACACGCTCCGGGAGTTGCGCCGCGAGCATCCGGGGGACGAGTTCTTTTTCATCATCGGCAGCGACTCGTTTCTCGACATCGGCTCGTGGCGGGAATACACCGCCATCTTCGACGCATGCAACATTGTCGTGGTGGAGCGGCCGGGGGCGGAAGTGCCCGATCTGACGACGGCTCTGCCGGTTGCCATCGCAAGCCAGTTCTGCTATCATGACGCCGAAAAACGACTTGCCCACCGCTCGGGATATTCGGTTTACCACCTGGCCGGCGTCCCCCTCGACATCTCGTCCAGCGCCATCCGCACACTCGCCCGCCTCGGCCGGTCGATCAGGTATCTGGTACCGGAACGGGTCGAGCACTACATCAAGGAACAAAGGATTTATACCGATGCAGGATAA
- the rsfS gene encoding ribosome silencing factor has product MQDKPTLTPQERALQCARFALDKKALDVKVMEIRRLTSIADYLVLATGRSDKQAQAIADSVKKGLKPYGKALDVEGLNEGNWIVIDYGDVIVHVFREELRGYYDLDELWAEAPLLEIPAEYLWEGKEGHGA; this is encoded by the coding sequence ATGCAGGATAAACCAACGCTCACCCCCCAGGAGCGGGCGCTGCAGTGCGCCCGGTTCGCCCTCGACAAAAAGGCCCTCGACGTGAAGGTTATGGAGATCCGGCGCCTCACCTCCATTGCCGACTACCTGGTGCTCGCCACTGGCCGCTCCGACAAGCAGGCCCAGGCCATCGCCGATTCGGTGAAGAAGGGGCTCAAGCCCTACGGCAAGGCCCTGGATGTGGAAGGGCTCAACGAAGGGAACTGGATCGTCATCGACTACGGCGACGTCATCGTCCACGTGTTCCGCGAGGAACTCCGCGGCTACTACGACCTGGATGAACTCTGGGCGGAAGCCCCCCTGCTGGAGATCCCGGCCGAGTACCTCTGGGAGGGAAAAGAGGGCCACGGGGCGTGA
- a CDS encoding 23S rRNA (pseudouridine(1915)-N(3))-methyltransferase RlmH — MKLRVLWVGKTQEEWVRRGIDEYAGRIRRYAPLEIAEARDEKGAAAEAMRAREGDRLEKLLPRNARLVLLDERGDEMTSPQFAAFIARQRDTAVPELAFAIGGAYGFADSFRARADKTIALSRMTLTHQMVRVVLLEQIYRAHTIINGEPYHH; from the coding sequence GTGAAGCTCCGCGTCCTCTGGGTCGGCAAGACCCAGGAGGAGTGGGTGCGGCGCGGGATCGACGAGTACGCCGGCCGGATCAGGCGCTACGCCCCCCTGGAGATCGCCGAGGCGCGGGACGAAAAGGGGGCCGCCGCCGAAGCGATGCGGGCCCGGGAGGGTGACCGGCTCGAAAAGCTCCTCCCGCGAAACGCCCGGCTCGTCCTCCTCGACGAGCGGGGCGACGAGATGACCTCCCCCCAGTTCGCCGCCTTCATTGCCCGGCAGCGGGACACCGCCGTGCCGGAGCTCGCCTTCGCCATTGGCGGCGCCTACGGCTTCGCCGACAGCTTCCGGGCCCGGGCGGACAAGACCATCGCCCTCTCCCGCATGACCCTCACCCACCAGATGGTCCGTGTCGTGCTCCTGGAGCAGATCTACCGCGCTCACACGATCATCAACGGAGAACCGTACCACCACTGA
- a CDS encoding TraR/DksA family transcriptional regulator: MVEKQEEMKDILLRMKEEILAGINKAMKSGSESTAGEPTGDIYDQASSERDRELGLLLNDRERGKLRQIDEALTRLEDNEYGVCEECEEDIPLGRLKAMPFARFCVKCQSDMEKLQAQTRRFEEDRAYREISFNEEEEG; encoded by the coding sequence ATGGTTGAAAAACAAGAAGAAATGAAGGATATTCTCCTCAGGATGAAGGAGGAGATCCTTGCAGGGATAAACAAGGCGATGAAGTCAGGCTCCGAGTCCACCGCGGGCGAGCCGACCGGCGACATCTACGACCAGGCGTCCAGTGAGCGCGACCGGGAGCTGGGCCTGCTGCTGAACGATCGGGAGCGCGGGAAGCTCCGCCAGATCGATGAAGCCCTCACGCGGCTCGAGGATAACGAGTACGGGGTCTGCGAGGAGTGCGAGGAGGATATCCCCCTCGGCCGTCTCAAGGCGATGCCCTTCGCCCGCTTCTGCGTCAAGTGCCAGTCGGACATGGAGAAGCTCCAGGCCCAGACTCGCCGGTTTGAAGAGGACCGGGCGTACCGGGAGATATCCTTCAACGAGGAAGAGGAGGGGTAG
- the rimO gene encoding 30S ribosomal protein S12 methylthiotransferase RimO, giving the protein MSNAVKEKISMVSLGCPKNLVDAEVMLGCLANNSYEITTDEREADIIIVNTCSFIKEAKQESIDTILDLADRKHDAKCKLLIVTGCLPQRYQEELATELPEVDIFVGTGDYPRIAEIIAEKRGREEQIRYVGDPNFIYDESLPRLKSSPSYTAYLKIAEGCSNCCSYCVIPSLRGAFRSRQLEELLREARELAAGGVKELNLIAQDITAYGRDLPGRPTLETLIEGLAAIDGVRWIRLLYAYPDGITNSLIETIKNEPKVCKYLDLPIQHISDPVLKRMNRRSGEAEIRALVAKLKEEIPDIALRTSLIVGFPGETDEDFRTLVHFVEEAQFDRLGVFCYSREEGTPAAEMADQVSERVKRERHKKLMRTQARLSFKRNRRLIDTVEEVVVEGYSEETELLLKGRSSRQAPDIDGQVYITAGTANVGDIVRLRITDSSDYDLIGEIVS; this is encoded by the coding sequence GTGAGTAACGCCGTCAAGGAAAAGATCAGCATGGTCAGCCTCGGCTGCCCGAAAAACCTGGTGGACGCCGAGGTCATGCTCGGCTGCCTCGCCAACAATAGCTACGAGATCACCACCGACGAACGGGAGGCCGACATCATCATCGTCAACACCTGCTCGTTCATAAAGGAGGCGAAACAGGAGAGCATCGACACGATCCTCGACCTGGCCGACCGCAAGCACGACGCCAAGTGCAAGCTTCTCATCGTCACCGGGTGTCTCCCCCAGCGCTATCAGGAGGAGCTGGCCACGGAGCTCCCCGAGGTCGACATCTTCGTCGGCACCGGCGATTATCCGCGGATTGCCGAGATCATCGCGGAGAAGCGGGGGAGAGAGGAGCAGATCCGCTACGTGGGGGATCCGAATTTCATCTACGACGAGTCCCTGCCGCGTCTCAAATCGTCCCCCTCCTACACCGCCTATCTCAAGATCGCCGAAGGATGCTCCAACTGCTGCTCCTACTGCGTGATCCCCTCGCTGCGGGGAGCGTTCCGCTCCCGGCAGCTGGAGGAGCTGCTGCGGGAGGCGCGGGAACTGGCCGCCGGCGGGGTGAAGGAGCTGAACCTCATTGCTCAGGACATCACCGCCTACGGGCGCGATCTGCCGGGGCGTCCGACCCTCGAAACTCTCATCGAGGGGCTCGCGGCCATCGACGGGGTGCGGTGGATCCGTCTCCTCTACGCCTACCCGGACGGGATCACCAACAGCCTCATCGAAACCATCAAGAACGAGCCGAAGGTCTGCAAGTACCTCGATCTTCCGATTCAGCACATCAGCGACCCCGTCCTGAAGCGGATGAACCGCCGCAGCGGCGAGGCCGAGATCCGTGCCCTCGTGGCGAAGCTCAAGGAGGAGATTCCGGACATCGCCCTGCGGACCTCCCTCATCGTCGGCTTTCCCGGCGAGACCGACGAGGATTTCCGCACTCTCGTCCACTTCGTGGAAGAGGCCCAGTTCGACCGTCTCGGTGTCTTCTGCTATTCCCGCGAGGAGGGGACCCCGGCGGCGGAGATGGCCGACCAGGTCTCCGAGCGGGTCAAGCGGGAGCGCCACAAGAAGCTGATGCGGACCCAGGCCCGCCTCTCCTTCAAGCGGAACCGGCGCCTCATCGACACCGTCGAGGAGGTGGTGGTTGAAGGGTACAGCGAGGAGACGGAACTCTTGCTCAAGGGGCGCTCCTCACGCCAGGCCCCCGACATCGACGGCCAGGTCTACATCACCGCCGGCACCGCCAATGTCGGCGACATCGTCCGGCTGCGGATCACCGATTCCTCGGACTACGACCTGATCGGCGAAATTGTTTCCTGA
- a CDS encoding YajQ family cyclic di-GMP-binding protein, protein MPSFDIVSKVEMQEVDNAVNQTVKEIGQRYDFKGAKCEVTLEKDSIKILADDDFRLKAVVDILQSKFIKRNISPKALQYGKAETASGGMVRQTVTIQQGVSKEKGKEIVAVIKDSKLKVQGQIQDDQVRVTGKNRDDLQEAIRLLKGKDLGIELQFVNFRD, encoded by the coding sequence ATGCCTTCATTTGACATTGTTTCCAAGGTAGAGATGCAGGAGGTCGATAATGCGGTGAACCAGACCGTGAAGGAGATCGGCCAGCGGTACGATTTCAAGGGGGCCAAATGCGAGGTGACCCTGGAGAAGGATTCGATCAAGATCCTCGCCGATGACGACTTCCGGCTCAAGGCGGTGGTCGACATCCTCCAGTCCAAGTTCATCAAGCGCAACATCTCCCCCAAGGCGCTCCAGTACGGCAAGGCGGAGACGGCGTCGGGCGGGATGGTGCGTCAGACCGTCACCATCCAGCAGGGGGTCTCCAAGGAGAAGGGGAAGGAGATCGTCGCCGTCATCAAGGATTCCAAGCTCAAGGTGCAGGGGCAGATTCAGGACGACCAGGTCCGGGTGACGGGGAAGAACCGCGATGACCTCCAGGAGGCGATCCGGCTCCTCAAGGGGAAGGATTTGGGGATCGAACTGCAGTTCGTCAATTTCCGCGATTAG
- a CDS encoding LolA family protein — translation MMFRMIAPCLVALIVMASSPAAVVAASLGDVVTTLEQGYASLRDLQAAFSQRTELASVKRAQSGSGELFIRKGSGGAMFRFNYVKPPQQIVSNGKTVWYYLPENRQVMTMDASALFTGGGGVALSYLTGMGEVSKDFTARLVGEGRDAKGNYLLELVPKKPGQAFTKLHLTVSGRAVDEFVKSGKASVPFPIVSSVVFDQLGNRTAIEFSKVRVNRGVSAALFTFKVPAGVEVIANPLGKK, via the coding sequence ATGATGTTCCGGATGATTGCCCCGTGTCTTGTCGCCCTGATCGTGATGGCGTCGTCGCCGGCGGCCGTAGTGGCGGCGTCGCTCGGCGACGTGGTTACCACCCTGGAGCAGGGATATGCGTCGCTCAGAGACCTGCAGGCGGCGTTTTCCCAGCGCACCGAGCTGGCGTCGGTGAAGCGGGCCCAGAGCGGGTCGGGAGAGCTCTTCATCCGGAAGGGGAGCGGTGGTGCGATGTTTCGCTTCAACTACGTCAAGCCGCCCCAGCAGATTGTCTCCAACGGCAAGACCGTCTGGTACTACCTCCCGGAGAACCGCCAGGTGATGACCATGGATGCCTCCGCCCTCTTCACGGGGGGAGGAGGGGTGGCGCTCTCCTATCTGACCGGCATGGGAGAGGTGTCGAAGGATTTCACGGCCCGTCTCGTGGGTGAGGGGCGCGACGCCAAGGGGAACTACCTCCTGGAACTCGTGCCAAAGAAGCCGGGACAGGCGTTTACCAAGCTCCATCTCACCGTGTCGGGGCGGGCGGTGGACGAGTTCGTCAAGAGCGGAAAGGCTTCGGTGCCGTTTCCGATCGTCTCGTCGGTGGTCTTCGACCAGCTCGGGAACCGGACGGCCATCGAGTTCAGCAAGGTCCGCGTGAACCGTGGCGTGAGCGCCGCGCTCTTCACCTTCAAGGTCCCTGCGGGGGTTGAGGTCATCGCCAACCCCCTCGGGAAAAAATAA